In Juglans regia cultivar Chandler chromosome 13, Walnut 2.0, whole genome shotgun sequence, the following proteins share a genomic window:
- the LOC108981626 gene encoding uncharacterized protein At1g27050-like, producing MNRNRKRDKPYFSRHVPASLSKRRRHMPSHPLLGDDGDVVDTPIAKPAPAPALVVMGLPVDCSVLDVKSRFEIYGSISRIRIDRDGSAYIMYRTKDSAEAAIAAALDPSFGITVDSTEVKVMWATDPLALWRQGVGLGASKGNGSSSSKLLRAEVPLSRHGRGNKLASAIVKPRSSNYGSSSVSEVPFRGREIVAYDDIL from the exons ATGAACCGAAACCGAAAGCGTGACAAACCCTACTTTTCCCGCCACGTCCCCGCCTCCCTCTCAAAACGCCGTCGTCACATGCCTTCCCACCCTCTTCTAGGCGACGATGGAGACGTTGTCGACACTCCGATTGCGAAGCCGGCACCGGCGCCGGCGCTTGTTGTCATGGGCCTCCCCGTTGACTGCTCTGTCCTGGACGTTAAGTCCCGGTTCGAGATCTATGGCTCCATTTCCCGGATCCGAATCGACCGCGATGGGTCCGCGTACATCATGTATCGTACCAAGGACTCCGCCGAAGCCGCCATTGCCGCTGCCCTAGACCCCTCTTTCGGCATCACCGTCGATTCCACAgaa GTAAAGGTGATGTGGGCAACCGATCCTCTTGCCCTCTGGAGGCAAGGAGTTGGGCTTGGTGCCAGCAAGGGTAATGGCTCATCCTCGTCCAAGCTTCTGCGGGCCGAGGTACCTCTGAGCAGACATGGTAGAGGTAATAAACTTGCTTCAGCTATAGTGAAGCCCAGAAGTAGTAATTATGGTTCTTCTAGTGTTTCAGAAGTGCCTTTTAGGGGTAGAGAAATCGTGGCTTATGATGATATACTGTAA